CCTCGGCGGTGGCGCCGGTACGCGCGCAGCGGCTCACCGAACGCCTGCCGGGTCAGGGCGAGCTCCCTGGCGACGCGTCGCCGGCACCGCCGCCAGCCGCCGTGCTTGCGTACGACGTGCCGCAGCAGGAGGAAGAACAGCAGGAGCACTACGACGGCGACGAGGATCACCGTCCACACCGACTTGTCGGGCTTGGCCAGCGCGATCAGGTGCCCGGGCCCCCGTGCGCCCGCCGTCATGCCGCCACCAGCATGTGCCGAAGGTGGCGCCGGCGCAGCTCCCGCAGGGCGTGGTGGGTGCGGGACTTCACCGTGCCCGGCGGTATGGACAGGGCGTCCGCCGCGTCCGGGCCGGTCCAGCCCAGCACGTAGACGTAGAACAGGATCTCGCGATGAGGCTGGGAGAGGCGGGAGAGGGCGTTCACGAGGAAGCAGCGGTGAACCGCCTGGCTGATCGGGTCGACCGCTTCGGCGTGGGTCTCCAGAAGCTCCTGGTGGAACTCGGGGCGCGTCTGCTCGCGTCGGGTCCAGTCGACCACCAGGTTGTGGGCCACCCGGAACAGCCAGGCCCGCGACGCGGACCAGCCCGGTGGCTGGTCCGCGGAGCTCAGCCAGGCGCGCAGCAGCGTCTCCTGGACGAAGTCCTCGGCTCGCTGCCGGTCGCCGCGCAGCAGTCCGCTGACGTAGCGCAGCAGCGGGCCGTGGTGCCGTTCGTAGAGCTCACGGACAAATCCGTCGGCGGTGGGAGCGTTTGCACCACGTCTGTGAGAGCTCCCGGCGGCGCGGGAGCTGGTCGTGGGCGTTCTCATGGGTGCCTCCCCCAGTGCCGGCGTCGCTGTCGTGAGCCGGTCGGGTAGTGCGCCGCGCGTGCGGCATAGCTGAGCAGGGTGATTCGGGGTATTCCCCGGGGTGACCAGCACGTTCACGAACGGAACGAGCGGTTCCTATTGGGGCGTGAGTCTATGTGCGCTGATCCGACTTGCAAGAGGCTTCGAGGTGAACGTGGAGTTCTACATGAGAACGTGACCAGCGCATATAGGACGACATGCCCCAAGGGGTGCCGGCCCGGATGTTCCTCCGGGGCGGCACCCCTTGGACGTGCGGGACCCTCGGTCACCTGCTGGGGGGCATGCTGTTCCTGATCTGTTCGTCCGTCTTGAGGAAGTTGTCCTTGACCTGCCGGTACTGCTGTGCGAACTGCGTAATGTTCGTCACCGCCTCTGTCACCGACTTGTTGAAGGCCGTGTAGGAGTCCTCCAGCGCCTGGCGGCTCGCCGGCAGCACCAGGCCGCTGTCGAGCAGGGTGACGACCTCGTTCTGGAGGCTCTGGAGCTGGGGCACCAGGGTGTGGTGGACGGCGTTGTCGAGCTTGGTGGCCGTGGCTTCGACCATCTCGTCGTCGATGTGGAGCTTCGCCATGATTCCTCTTCGTGTTTCTGTCCGCCGGTCGTGACCGGCCGGCGCACGTGGTGATGGGTGGAACCTCCGGCGCACGACCGGGGTCGCAGCAGTCCGGTGGGGCCCTGCGGGCGCCTGGGTAGGGGGAGGGGGGCGCCCGCAGGGAGTCATGGGGTGACCTGGTCGGCCTTCCGTTTCTCCTCGGGATCGAGCCCGGGTCCGACCTCGTCGTACCACGCCTGCCGAGGAATGCTGCTGGAGTCCGTCAGCTCCCACGGGTGGACGTACGTCGTGCCGTCCTCCCGGCCGTAGACGCCTCTGCTCCAGAACTCGAGGACGTTGCCGTTCGCATCGGTGACGTAGCGCGTCTGGGAGTGATCGTGGACGCTCGTGATGACCTTGGTGACGGATCCGTCGGAGGCCTTGTAGGCCGACACGGTGGTCTGTTTGCCGGACTCGTCCGGCTGGAAGGTCCTGGTGGTCTCGGTGTAGGTCTTGCCGTCGTTCGGACGCCCGGTCTCGTCGACAACGGGGGTGTCCACCCTCAGGTGGGTGGGGAGGCGGCCCAGCCATGTGTTCTGGGGGTCGTCGGTCGACACCTGGAGTTCCCATTCGCCGCCGCCGGGCCTCTGTTTCCAGATCTGCAGGATCTGATCGTCTTCGTTCGCGACGTAGCGGATCGGGGACCCACCCTCGGGGTTGGTGATGACGTGGGCGTCGGCGTCCATGACCACCTTGGTGACGGAGCCGTCGGAGCCGCGGGTCACCGTCCGGTAGTCGCCGTCTCCCAGCAACTTGGTGGTGGTCTCCTCGTACCGGAGGCCGTTGTTGTTGGTGATGGTCGTCGTCGTCTCGACGGGCTGGCCGCTCTTGTCGAGCTTGATCTCACCCTTGTCGTCGAGTCGGTACGAGACCTTGATGGTGCCGTGGTCGGTGACCCGCTCGAACTCCTTGGGCACGGGCGGCGGCTCCGCCTCCGGATGCGGGTCCTGCCCTCGCCTGATGTACAACGGGTCGGGCTTGCCGCTCTCGGGCTTCCACGGCGCCTGCTTCTCCAGTTCCTCGAAGGCCTCGGCACGGTTCTTCTGGAACTCTTCCTCCCGCTGCCCCAGCGCCTCGTCGTCCTTGCCGAGCTGCTTCAGCGCCTCGTCGTTGGCGCCCTGGTCCTTCCACAGGGCTTCCTGCTCCTTCTGCAGGGCCTGCGACCACGGCTGGAAGCGGTCCTGATCCCTGTTCAGGGCCTCGTGCTCCGAATCCAGGGCGTCCTGCTGCTTCCCCTGCTCCCCTGCCAGCCTTTCCCGCTCGGCGCGGTGTTCCTTCCACAGGGCCTTCTGCTCCCCGAGCAGTTCGTCCTGTCGCTTCGCCAGCGGCTCCTGGTCCTTGATGAGCGCTTCCTGCTCGTTGTCCAGGTCCTGCTGTCTCCGCGTCAGGGGCTCGAACGCCTTCTGTTCCTCCTGCTGCCTTTTCTGCAGGTCCTCCCACTTCTTCTGCAGAGGTTCACCCTGTTGCTTCCACAGAGTGTCCTGTTCGGCCGTGAGGGCGTCCTGTTTCTTCTGCCAGGCATCCAACTCGGCCTGCGTGACATTCTTCTTGCGCAGCAGGGCGTTGCGCTCGGCCCAGAGGGCTTCCTGCTTCTTCTCCAGGGATTTCTGCTTGGCGTCGTAGCTGTCCTGTTCCCGCTGCAGGACTGCCTGCTGCGCCAGGAAAGCGGCCTCCCGCTTGTGGCGTAGGTCCAATTCCTCCCGCCACAACGCCTGTTGCTTCTTCTGCAGCTCGTCCTGGCGTTTGAGCAGCGGCTCCTGCTCCTTCGACAGGGCCTGGTACTTCGCGTCCAGAGCGTCCTGTTCGGCTTTGAGTGCCGCCTCCTGGCTGTTGCGCCGGTCCAACTGCTCACGCCACAACGCCTGTTGCTTCTTCTGCAGCTCCTCCTGGCGTTTGTCCAGCGGCGCTTGC
The nucleotide sequence above comes from Streptomyces sp. NL15-2K. Encoded proteins:
- a CDS encoding sigma-70 family RNA polymerase sigma factor produces the protein MRTPTTSSRAAGSSHRRGANAPTADGFVRELYERHHGPLLRYVSGLLRGDRQRAEDFVQETLLRAWLSSADQPPGWSASRAWLFRVAHNLVVDWTRREQTRPEFHQELLETHAEAVDPISQAVHRCFLVNALSRLSQPHREILFYVYVLGWTGPDAADALSIPPGTVKSRTHHALRELRRRHLRHMLVAA